From the Streptomyces sp. NBC_01216 genome, the window TCTCGTGCGCGTCGTAACATATCTGCAGGGCCTTCGCTGCCAGCGGGTCACCGGCATCCAGCGTCAGGGTACGGTTCTGTGCCGCTGCGGCCGGTGACACGGTCGGCCCGAGCATCCCCACCACGACCCCCGCCAGGATCGATGCTTTTCGAATGGTGTGCATGCGCGCGTAATTCCTTTCCGGATCGAGCAGTTGAAGAGGCAGTCCGGGCGTCGTACGCACCCACGGTGGCGGCGACGCGCCGACTCGACGATCATTCTGGAGCCCCGTCACCCCTGAACGTGAGCGCGAGAACAGGCACATGCCGCAAGAATCCTTCCAAGGTGCCGCGGGGCGCCGCCCGCACCGCGTGGCGGTCCTCGTGGACGAGAACACCAATCCGTTCGAACTGGGCTGCGCCACCGAACTCTTCGGTCTGCCGCGTCCCGAACTCGGTCGTGAACTCTATGAGTTCGCGCTCTGCACGCCAGGCGACCGCACGGTCATGCGCGGCCGCTTCTTCACTCTCACCGAGACGGCCGGCCTGGAAGCGGCCGAGGCCGCCGACACCCTGGTCGTCCCTAGCCGACCGGACGTCGCCCGCCCCCGCCACCCCGCCGTACTGGACGCCATACGCCGCGCCCACGCCCGCGGCGCCCGGCTGGTCTCCTTCTGTACCGGCGCGTTCGCCCTGGCCGAGGCAGGCGTACTCGACGGGCGCCGGGCTACGACGCACTGGCAGTGCGTGGAACTCCTGCGTTCCCACTATCCCGCCGTCCGCGTCGAACCCGACGTCCTCTTCGTCGACGACGGCAGCGTCCTCACCTCCGCGGGCAGCGCCGCCGCGCTCGACCTCGGCCTGCACATCATCCGCCGTGACCACGGCGCGGAGACCGCCAACACCATCAGCCGTCGACTCGTCTTCCCCGCCAACCGCGACGGCGGGCAGAAGCAGTTCATCGAGCGCCCCATGCCCGACCTGCCCGACGAATCCCTGGCCCCCCTGCTGGCCTGGGCGCAGGAGCGGCTGGACGCCCCGCTCACCGTCGCGGACCTCGCGGCCGAGGCGGCCGTCAGCACCACCACCCTGCACCGGCGCTTCCGTACCCAGCTGGGCACCACACCGCTCGCGTGGCTGACCGCGCAGCGCGTCACCCTCGCCCGCCGCCTCCTCGAACGGGGGGACACCCGCATCGACGCCGTCGCCCGTCACAGCGGACTGGGCACCCCCGCCAACCTCCGCACCCTGTTACGTCGAGAGACGGGACTCACCCCCTCTGCCTACCGGCAGCGCTTCGGCCCGGAGACCCACTTCACGACCGGCCCCGCACCCGCCACCTTCCGCGACGGCATCGCCGCCCCCGCCCCGCGGGCCACGGAGTCGCAGCCCGCACCCGCCCGGTCGCGCCCCACCGAATCGCGGGAATGAGGAGCCGTCCTCGCGCTCGCCGCTGCCGCGCCGCGGCTCACAGGTTCCTCCGGTGGCCTACGTCGCCTCTGTGCCGACCGTCCTCGTCCTCGGCGGCGGCGACGCCTACGGGGGCTCACGCCGGTCTGTCGGCCGCGCCGGATGAAGACGTACCAGCCGAACGGCGGCTGAGCGACGACCGGGAGGGCCATATAGGGAAGCGGTCCGCCGGGCCGGCCGCCTGCTTCCGGTGCTGACCGGCGTCGCCCGTGGGCCCGGCCGGCTCCCGTGCGGGGCACGAGCGCCGGCCGGACCGTGGGTGGGGCGTGTCCTCGTCAGGTGGTCAGGTGCCTTCTGTGGGACACCCCGTCACAGACGCTGCCAGAGCGCGGGTACGTTCGGCGGGTCCCAGCCCGGATAGGCCGTGTGGCCCTGGATGCACCGGTAGCGGACGCCCTCGTACGTCACCACGTCCCCGGCCGCGTAGGTGGCGCCGAGCCGCCAGGTGGTCTCACCGCCGCCGCCGGACACGGTCAGCGTGTAGGTGCTGGTGTGGGTGACCTCGCCCGCGCCGGACACCGTCAGGGTGTAGGTGCCGCCGACGGTGCCCGCCGCGACCTGCACGGTGGCCGTCGAGGACTGGCCGGAGGTCACTGAGGAGGGGGCGAACGACACGGTCACGCCGGACGGTGCGCCCGAGGCGGAAAGTCGCACGTTCTGCGGGTCGCCACTGGTGGTGGCGGTGGTCACGCCGACCGTGGCGGAGGAACCGGGCGTCACCGTGCCGGCCGAGGGGGAGACGGCGATCGAGAAGTCGTTCACCGGGGCCGGTGTCCCGCCGACGGCCGTCTTCCAGATGGTGTAGGCGATGCCGTCCGCGCTGCGGTTCAGCGCGGTGGCGTTGATGTTGTTCGTGGTGTCGCACGCGGAGTGGTAGCAGGGGTCGTAGGAACGGCCCGCGGTGCCGCCCCACTTGGCGGCCTCCGAGGAGGACTTCACCGCCGAGGCGCCGGTGGCGTAGCCGGACGTGGGGACGCCGACCCGCTGGAAGGAGTAGTCGTCCGAGCGGCCCCGTCCTTCGACGTTCTCCTGCGGGGCGAGTCCCAGCGAGTCCCAGTACGCCTTCATCGGTGCCGAGGCCGCCGAGTTCAGGTTGTTGATGAAGTAGCCGCCGTTGGTCGAGGCGACCATGTCGAAGTTGTAGTAGGCCCTGATCCGGGCGCGCTCGGTGCCGGAGAGTGTCCTGGCGTAGAAGTCGGATCCGTTCAGGCCCTGTTCCTCGTCGGTCCACCAGGCGAAGCGGACCCGGTTCTTCATGTTGGGGTCGGTCCGGGCCAGTGTCAGGGCTGTCTCGAGGAGCGCGGCGGAGCCGGAGCCGTTGTCGTTGATGCCGGGGCCCGCGGACACTCCGTCCAGGTGGGCGCCGAACATGTAGACGCCCGCGGCGTCGCCCTTCGGCCATTCGGCGATGAGGTTGTTACCGGCCCCCGCGGAGCAGCCCGAGGCGCAGGACTGTTCGGTGACGGTGTACCCGGCCGCCTGGAGTTTGCCCTTGACGTACGCGAGGGAGTCCCGGTAACCGGCCCCGGTGGAGCGGCGGTTACCGCCGTTCCGTGCGGCGATGGAGTACAGCTGGGACAGATGTGACTGCACGGCGGTCACGTCGACGTCCGGCGGAGTGGAAGGGTCGCCGCCCCCGCCGACGCGCAGGGTGTACTGCGCGGTGTGGGTCGTGCCGTCGCCGCGGCCCGTGACGGTGAGCGTGTAGGTGCCGGTGTCCGTACCGGCGGACGTCGAGACGGTCATGGTGGAGCTGCTGCCGGACGTGACCGTGGACGGGCTGAAGGAGACGTCCACGCCCGAGGGCGCGCCGGAGGCGGTGAGCGAGACCTGCTGGGCGCTGCCGGACGAGGTGCTGGTGTCGACGGTGGCGCGAACGGTCGAGCCGGGCCGGGCGTCGCCCGAGCTGGGGTTGAGGGCCAGCGAGAAGTCGTTCTGCTCCGCGGAGCAGGCCGGGTCGCCGGCCTGTGCGGGAACGGTGATCGCGTCCCAGGCGGCCTTCGTCCTGTCGAAGAGACGGCAGCTCGCGTCCAGGTTCTTCGCGGTGGTCAGGGTGGCCGTCCGGTAGCGCTTGTAGGTCATGCCGCTGGTCTTGAGCAGCATCGCGCCGTAGAAGATCCGACCGGCGTCCCGGATGCCGACTCCGGTGACACCGGAGCCGTTGCAGGTGGAGGAGGAGGGCTTCCCGCCCCCGGGGCTGGAGCCCTCCGCCAGCAGGTAGAACCAGTGGTTGAGCGGACCGGCCGCGGCG encodes:
- a CDS encoding GlxA family transcriptional regulator produces the protein MPQESFQGAAGRRPHRVAVLVDENTNPFELGCATELFGLPRPELGRELYEFALCTPGDRTVMRGRFFTLTETAGLEAAEAADTLVVPSRPDVARPRHPAVLDAIRRAHARGARLVSFCTGAFALAEAGVLDGRRATTHWQCVELLRSHYPAVRVEPDVLFVDDGSVLTSAGSAAALDLGLHIIRRDHGAETANTISRRLVFPANRDGGQKQFIERPMPDLPDESLAPLLAWAQERLDAPLTVADLAAEAAVSTTTLHRRFRTQLGTTPLAWLTAQRVTLARRLLERGDTRIDAVARHSGLGTPANLRTLLRRETGLTPSAYRQRFGPETHFTTGPAPATFRDGIAAPAPRATESQPAPARSRPTESRE
- a CDS encoding M28 family peptidase, which encodes MLRKMAVAGVSLAVTLGVVVPASVATAAPATAPPTAPSPSPVAKAVAAADQAARSGVDSLAKGPHEQYDRRQVIPWTDGLYAVAYERTYKGLPVVGGDAVVLSDDDGRVRSVQSATRATISVPTRARIPASRAAETSRGRLARTTSTDTPRLVVRVENDRAVLAWETVVTGRTAADVPSRLHVFVDARTGKVAGSYDDVHAGTGHSEWNGPDPLTIDTSRSGSQYVLRDTTRPGLQCSDYSGGLFTKPTDDWGTGNASSRETGCVDAMFAAQKQSDMLRNWLGRNGHNGNGGSWPVRVGLNQLNAYWDGSTVTIGHNSAGKWIAGMDVIGHEFGHGLDSNTPGGANHESGLGEATGDIMGALTEAYADQPAPYDTPDYTVGEEIDLQGRGPIRNMYDPGALGDPACYSSSIPNTEEHAAAGPLNHWFYLLAEGSSPGGGKPSSSTCNGSGVTGVGIRDAGRIFYGAMLLKTSGMTYKRYRTATLTTAKNLDASCRLFDRTKAAWDAITVPAQAGDPACSAEQNDFSLALNPSSGDARPGSTVRATVDTSTSSGSAQQVSLTASGAPSGVDVSFSPSTVTSGSSSTMTVSTSAGTDTGTYTLTVTGRGDGTTHTAQYTLRVGGGGDPSTPPDVDVTAVQSHLSQLYSIAARNGGNRRSTGAGYRDSLAYVKGKLQAAGYTVTEQSCASGCSAGAGNNLIAEWPKGDAAGVYMFGAHLDGVSAGPGINDNGSGSAALLETALTLARTDPNMKNRVRFAWWTDEEQGLNGSDFYARTLSGTERARIRAYYNFDMVASTNGGYFINNLNSAASAPMKAYWDSLGLAPQENVEGRGRSDDYSFQRVGVPTSGYATGASAVKSSSEAAKWGGTAGRSYDPCYHSACDTTNNINATALNRSADGIAYTIWKTAVGGTPAPVNDFSIAVSPSAGTVTPGSSATVGVTTATTSGDPQNVRLSASGAPSGVTVSFAPSSVTSGQSSTATVQVAAGTVGGTYTLTVSGAGEVTHTSTYTLTVSGGGGETTWRLGATYAAGDVVTYEGVRYRCIQGHTAYPGWDPPNVPALWQRL